In the genome of Fluviispira vulneris, one region contains:
- a CDS encoding RHS repeat domain-containing protein — MKLFYIFLFSLFCYLSTKAQAEWNFQTPLTQSVNPQNGALKLTYPIGAMIKRGEIEFQLIAKYDQVLKENLFGLGKGWTFPFTKIVNDKIYLKEGGIYTLKNKKIEGLNRAYPKFTDYEKGAQKTPDNREFRYLLTYLNGNKVYLNNKGNEIYREDRYGNSIKVFYNSDNSIQSIVDCYENYYALSANDLIDDETGKTSTGTTLTLSKDGITQETILKFILDDYSQLHKIIQFKDNTTFVSNKFLFSKLNDGVYTEIISATGVVTSIEYLKIPNSKNIPIYSVGKIQVLDNKKLALPSERYEYTFSNKNFADFIDPQIYNDLSTQNQKDLLYKTRFIKGLYVTEYTYNHLNLLVAKVIYKNTDLISKVKYKYQGQNAKEQFPPYSKLENNYNLLAESSYTFCKGDKESFSNSFETALVSVENFFKTKVLGDNLSSLLPDCKGINYREIAQYDNLARLTYQEDKFGFKYNYSYFDENKFGLLKRKEVQSLKDNKMAESYTLTEDNKSIYSKTDEVLSQGKWQQLYINQYAYFPDGEKKKSIFSYSSLAPRWFKGGNILSIQNMYTNNLQDKSIMHDPNSIVKLTSSKDFITGESRITSETFDKATGKLIKKEDGLNRSTQYFYDYLGNLTKIVYADGSHVAYYYMIGKNGQKSVSIQMNSYGETKKYYYDALGNLLLKARVLFNGDEKPYETFANPYEAQNYQIMNGLKYYTLSNNMGSFIINFSKDMNGNIKVFQVTLKNPISDKKLAEYTISAHEINYMGDNDKLFKVLSKIIENKSTNLEKETGILKSTVYEYDDWNQLVKETNQVGDSISYTYNPARQLIAKTLQDNKTSIYYEYNLLGKLRYTSVAKSSESYQYPIYDYNIYGDLISSNSKLNTINYTYNKASELIKMDKGSHRIFEYAYDVLGRKIQEINTFDKINTIYSYGKNGKVESITENGSEISYSYSHEGRLLEKKFPNKKFISYTYNSLGQKTSMKNIIGDITRYSYDHLNRLTQASSNSLGNVDIVYDSFGNIIKKTYPQKSQREFKYDLLNRPIEIIFSDKKNNFINRQNITYDLRGNISTKTFSSTRTNDLESNNTTLYEYDRLNRLIKETVKNTENKISYENEFIYDITNNITTKTQTKFDVTEKNKKVLTKNIIKYTYNSLLKLSAINNNGKITEISYDPVWNPTTDENGRSLVYNNKDQLLSRISPGKPFTAYMYFPDGYLGAIYYGNNIDYYYYDENGHLVNEIDEDGKATSYLIVEDGLKEN, encoded by the coding sequence ATGAAATTATTCTATATTTTTCTCTTTTCCCTTTTCTGCTATCTATCGACAAAAGCGCAAGCAGAATGGAATTTTCAAACACCTCTTACACAGTCGGTCAATCCACAAAATGGTGCACTTAAATTAACATATCCAATTGGCGCAATGATTAAAAGAGGTGAAATAGAATTTCAACTGATTGCAAAATATGATCAAGTTTTAAAGGAAAACTTATTTGGTTTAGGTAAAGGTTGGACATTTCCTTTTACAAAAATAGTAAATGATAAAATATATCTAAAAGAAGGCGGTATTTATACCCTCAAAAATAAAAAAATAGAAGGATTAAACAGAGCCTATCCTAAATTTACAGATTATGAAAAGGGTGCGCAAAAAACCCCTGACAACCGTGAATTTCGATACCTTTTAACTTATTTAAATGGCAATAAGGTTTATTTAAATAACAAAGGCAATGAAATTTACCGAGAGGATCGTTATGGAAACTCTATAAAAGTATTTTATAATTCAGATAATTCCATTCAATCAATCGTTGACTGCTATGAAAATTATTATGCTCTGAGTGCCAATGACTTGATCGACGATGAAACAGGAAAAACTTCAACAGGGACTACATTGACATTGAGTAAAGATGGTATAACTCAAGAAACCATTCTCAAATTTATATTAGATGATTATTCTCAATTGCATAAAATAATTCAGTTCAAAGATAACACAACATTTGTTTCAAACAAGTTTTTATTTTCTAAACTTAATGATGGAGTCTACACTGAAATTATTTCTGCCACTGGTGTAGTTACGAGTATTGAATATCTCAAAATCCCAAATAGCAAAAATATACCAATCTATAGCGTTGGTAAAATTCAAGTGCTTGATAACAAAAAACTTGCTCTACCAAGTGAAAGATATGAATATACTTTTTCCAATAAAAATTTCGCCGACTTTATCGATCCACAAATTTATAACGATTTATCTACACAGAATCAAAAAGATTTGCTCTATAAGACAAGATTTATTAAAGGACTATATGTCACGGAATATACTTACAATCACCTCAATTTATTAGTTGCAAAAGTAATCTATAAAAATACAGATCTCATTTCTAAAGTAAAATATAAATATCAGGGACAAAATGCAAAAGAACAATTTCCCCCATATTCTAAGCTCGAAAATAATTATAACTTATTAGCAGAATCGTCATATACTTTTTGTAAAGGTGATAAAGAATCTTTTTCTAACTCATTTGAAACAGCGCTTGTTTCAGTAGAAAATTTCTTTAAAACTAAAGTTTTAGGCGATAACCTTTCTTCCCTCCTTCCCGATTGTAAAGGAATTAATTACAGGGAAATTGCACAATATGACAATCTAGCTAGATTAACATATCAAGAAGATAAATTTGGTTTTAAATATAATTATTCCTATTTTGATGAAAATAAATTTGGACTCTTAAAAAGAAAAGAAGTGCAAAGTTTAAAAGACAATAAAATGGCTGAAAGCTACACTCTTACTGAAGACAATAAATCTATTTATTCCAAAACAGATGAGGTTTTATCTCAAGGAAAATGGCAGCAGCTTTATATAAATCAATATGCTTACTTCCCCGATGGGGAGAAAAAGAAATCTATTTTTTCATATTCATCTTTAGCGCCAAGATGGTTTAAAGGTGGAAATATTTTATCAATTCAAAATATGTATACAAATAATCTTCAAGATAAAAGTATTATGCATGATCCAAATTCAATAGTTAAATTGACCAGTTCAAAAGATTTTATTACGGGCGAATCACGAATAACAAGTGAAACATTTGACAAAGCCACAGGGAAACTCATTAAAAAAGAAGACGGCCTTAACCGATCAACCCAATATTTTTATGATTATCTCGGCAATCTTACAAAAATCGTTTATGCAGATGGCAGTCATGTAGCTTATTATTATATGATTGGAAAAAATGGACAAAAGTCTGTTTCTATCCAAATGAATTCTTACGGAGAAACTAAAAAATATTATTATGACGCTCTTGGTAATCTGCTCTTAAAAGCCCGTGTACTTTTCAATGGTGATGAAAAGCCATATGAAACCTTTGCCAATCCATATGAAGCACAAAACTACCAAATCATGAATGGATTAAAGTATTATACACTAAGTAACAATATGGGTTCGTTTATTATAAATTTTTCCAAAGATATGAATGGAAATATCAAAGTATTTCAAGTCACACTTAAAAATCCTATATCTGACAAAAAATTAGCTGAGTATACTATTTCTGCACATGAAATAAATTACATGGGAGACAACGATAAACTCTTCAAAGTTCTCAGTAAAATTATTGAAAATAAATCGACAAATTTAGAAAAAGAAACAGGTATTTTAAAAAGCACTGTGTATGAATATGACGACTGGAACCAATTGGTCAAAGAAACTAATCAAGTAGGCGATAGCATAAGTTATACTTATAATCCAGCAAGACAGTTGATAGCCAAAACTCTCCAAGATAACAAAACTAGTATTTATTATGAGTATAATCTTCTTGGTAAACTCAGATACACGTCTGTCGCAAAATCTTCTGAGTCATACCAATATCCTATTTATGATTATAATATTTACGGTGATCTCATTAGCAGTAACAGCAAATTAAATACTATCAATTACACTTATAACAAAGCTTCTGAACTCATTAAAATGGACAAAGGCTCACATAGAATATTTGAATACGCTTATGATGTTCTCGGACGGAAGATCCAAGAAATTAATACTTTTGATAAAATAAATACAATCTATAGCTATGGGAAAAATGGAAAAGTAGAAAGCATTACAGAAAATGGTTCAGAGATTTCGTATTCTTATTCCCATGAAGGTCGGCTCTTAGAGAAAAAGTTCCCGAATAAAAAATTTATTTCTTATACTTATAATTCACTTGGACAAAAAACAAGCATGAAAAATATCATTGGTGACATCACTCGCTACAGTTATGATCATCTAAATCGATTGACACAAGCAAGCTCAAATAGCTTAGGAAATGTCGATATCGTGTATGATAGTTTTGGTAATATTATTAAAAAAACTTATCCACAAAAAAGCCAAAGAGAATTTAAATACGATTTGCTCAATCGTCCTATTGAAATTATATTTTCTGATAAAAAAAATAATTTTATAAATAGACAAAATATAACTTATGATTTAAGAGGAAATATCTCTACAAAAACATTTTCGTCAACTCGTACAAATGATCTTGAAAGTAATAATACAACTTTATATGAATATGACAGGCTCAATCGTCTTATTAAAGAAACAGTAAAAAACACTGAAAACAAAATTTCTTACGAGAACGAATTCATTTATGATATCACAAATAACATAACTACAAAAACACAAACTAAATTTGATGTAACTGAAAAAAATAAAAAGGTGTTAACTAAAAATATTATTAAGTACACTTACAATAGCTTACTTAAACTTTCTGCTATAAATAACAATGGGAAGATTACAGAAATCAGTTATGATCCCGTATGGAATCCAACCACCGATGAAAATGGCAGATCATTAGTTTATAATAATAAAGATCAATTATTGAGCCGTATTTCACCAGGAAAACCCTTTACTGCTTATATGTATTTCCCCGACGGATATTTAGGTGCTATTTATTACGGTAATAATATTGATTACTACTATTACGATGAAAATGGCCATTTAGTAAATGAAATTGACGAAGATGGCAAAGCAACTAGTTATTTGATTGTTGAAGATGGTTTAAAAGAAAATTAA
- a CDS encoding dipeptide epimerase — protein MKIVDIHIGKIKIPLKKPFKTALRTVYFAEDIIVKLLTRSGLVGFGSAAPTLAITGESSDSIISCLHHILKPKIIGADLGQLEKVMGELHSTFVNNTSALAAIDMAYYDLLAQSLNLPLYKYLGGFHNLVFTDLTISANSPEVMVADALVALDEGFQDLKLKLGVNPSLDFIRVQAVRTAVGNQIKISLDANQAWGAKEAVRIIRRFEKLNLNIEFVEQPVKAKRISDLRYVTENVETDILADESVFSPFDALQLINNKACDLINLKLAKAGGIYNATKILNIAEAAGVECVMGCMLESQVSVTAAAHFAAAKKSIVRCDLDSPALLAENPVVGGVQVEANTLTLSETDAGLGIKEIIGVEYLKF, from the coding sequence TTGAAAATTGTTGATATCCATATCGGCAAAATAAAAATCCCTCTCAAAAAGCCATTTAAGACGGCTTTAAGAACTGTTTATTTTGCTGAAGATATCATCGTAAAACTCTTAACCCGATCGGGTTTAGTCGGATTTGGCAGCGCTGCCCCTACTTTAGCAATCACGGGCGAATCATCCGATTCCATTATTTCTTGTTTACATCATATTTTAAAACCTAAAATCATAGGTGCGGATCTCGGCCAGCTCGAAAAAGTTATGGGTGAGTTGCACTCTACTTTTGTAAATAACACCTCAGCTCTGGCTGCAATAGATATGGCTTATTACGATCTGCTAGCCCAATCACTTAATTTACCACTTTACAAGTATTTAGGTGGATTTCACAATCTTGTTTTTACAGATTTAACAATTAGCGCAAACTCACCTGAAGTGATGGTAGCAGATGCTCTCGTTGCACTCGATGAAGGTTTTCAAGATCTCAAACTCAAGTTGGGCGTAAATCCTTCGCTCGATTTTATCCGTGTGCAAGCGGTTCGCACTGCTGTGGGCAATCAAATCAAAATTAGCCTCGATGCGAATCAAGCTTGGGGAGCAAAAGAAGCTGTGCGCATTATTCGCAGATTTGAAAAACTCAATTTAAATATAGAATTTGTTGAGCAGCCTGTAAAAGCAAAAAGAATATCCGATCTTCGTTACGTCACTGAGAATGTTGAAACCGATATCCTTGCCGATGAATCCGTCTTTTCTCCCTTCGATGCCCTGCAATTGATAAATAACAAAGCGTGTGACCTTATCAATCTCAAGCTTGCAAAGGCGGGTGGCATTTACAATGCCACAAAAATTTTAAATATTGCCGAAGCGGCTGGGGTAGAGTGTGTGATGGGTTGTATGCTCGAAAGCCAAGTTTCAGTTACAGCGGCCGCGCATTTTGCCGCTGCAAAGAAATCAATCGTACGTTGTGACTTAGACTCTCCAGCACTTCTGGCAGAAAATCCTGTTGTGGGTGGTGTCCAGGTTGAAGCCAATACGCTCACACTCAGTGAAACGGATGCAGGTCTTGGGATAAAAGAAATTATTGGGGTTGAGTACTTAAAATTTTAA
- a CDS encoding HU family DNA-binding protein encodes MYVLIGASFMVKSELIEILVSKADVTSPQAEELINMFFDTVSEALTEDGRVEIRGFGAFTVRKYKSYDGRNPKTGEKIGVPEKKLPFWKTGLELRQRVDGLG; translated from the coding sequence TTGTACGTTTTGATTGGAGCCTCTTTTATGGTTAAAAGTGAATTAATAGAAATCCTCGTATCTAAGGCAGACGTTACTTCTCCCCAAGCAGAAGAACTCATCAATATGTTCTTTGATACTGTTTCTGAAGCTTTAACTGAAGACGGGCGTGTCGAAATTCGTGGTTTTGGAGCATTTACTGTGCGTAAATACAAATCATATGATGGTCGTAATCCTAAAACAGGTGAGAAAATTGGTGTCCCAGAAAAGAAACTTCCATTCTGGAAAACTGGTTTAGAATTGCGTCAACGCGTGGATGGCTTAGGTTGA
- a CDS encoding Lnb N-terminal periplasmic domain-containing protein, with protein sequence MPEWRKILFYQRKYFGPRKGLVDGEKFYLSQNGKKDPSAELNATLESFFSGEEGDLSGKCKFPRRLKWLKANLDDENYQIPTTNCPSFEKWIQVVDPKGVVLVFSSFYINNPSSMFGHSFLRFIHSNNPLTDYGVNFAANPDTNNMLVYTYKGLTGLFEGKYSLLPYSVKVQEYNNSESRDLWEYELNLSQEEAINMATSLWEIGDNSIDYYYFDENCSYVLLTLLDTANDHFNFADEFMLWVNPADTLRVINQFPNLVKKVRYRPSSQKRFRFRYALLNSEEKDIFSDVLREKYRLNELQDYFSKESVARVFDAVSEYIDFKEKLAGTEESVKYPLFRKNLLEARASLEVISTPLKIDPPVEERPEYGVPGARLGAQYSYSYFAGNAIDFELKPVLHSLDSPSAGYAKDAQIELMKLLLRYEFKSSTLFVQNLDLLNIKSFPSLDPPLYPIAWKLRAGIEQDNDCNKYGYLSSCERSFLQGGTGFALLSGIFQIYTLAQADLAYQEVNGFEGSFGVYTGISLRPNHFSVFSSQLDWMKRYSFTYNSERTRLFLENSLSYQYFSRIENKIFADFNLENQDWRVGTGIYWYFF encoded by the coding sequence ATGCCTGAATGGCGCAAAATTCTTTTTTATCAGAGAAAATATTTTGGACCGAGAAAAGGTCTTGTTGATGGAGAAAAATTTTATTTATCCCAAAATGGTAAGAAAGATCCCTCAGCAGAATTAAATGCGACTCTAGAAAGTTTTTTTTCAGGTGAGGAGGGAGATCTATCGGGAAAATGTAAATTTCCTCGGCGCTTGAAATGGTTAAAAGCAAATCTCGATGATGAAAATTATCAAATTCCAACAACAAATTGTCCAAGTTTTGAAAAGTGGATTCAAGTTGTCGATCCCAAAGGGGTTGTGCTTGTTTTTTCTTCCTTTTATATAAATAATCCTTCAAGTATGTTTGGTCATAGTTTCTTGCGATTTATTCATTCAAATAATCCTTTAACAGATTATGGCGTGAATTTTGCAGCAAATCCAGATACAAATAATATGCTCGTGTATACTTATAAAGGGTTGACTGGGCTTTTTGAAGGCAAATACAGTTTGTTACCCTATTCAGTAAAGGTACAAGAATATAATAATTCTGAAAGTCGAGATCTTTGGGAGTATGAGTTAAATCTTTCTCAAGAAGAGGCCATTAATATGGCCACGAGTCTTTGGGAAATTGGTGATAATAGTATTGACTATTATTATTTTGATGAAAATTGTTCATATGTTTTATTAACACTCCTTGACACTGCAAACGATCATTTTAACTTTGCAGACGAATTTATGCTTTGGGTGAATCCTGCAGATACTTTAAGAGTTATAAATCAATTTCCAAATCTGGTAAAAAAGGTTAGATATCGTCCTTCGTCACAAAAGCGTTTTCGATTTCGTTACGCGCTTTTAAATTCTGAGGAAAAAGATATCTTTTCAGATGTTCTGAGAGAAAAATATCGTCTCAATGAATTGCAAGATTATTTCTCAAAAGAAAGTGTGGCAAGGGTTTTCGATGCGGTTTCTGAATATATAGATTTCAAAGAAAAACTTGCAGGAACAGAAGAGTCTGTTAAATATCCTCTCTTCAGAAAAAACTTATTGGAGGCGAGAGCATCGCTTGAAGTTATTTCTACACCATTGAAAATTGATCCACCGGTTGAAGAAAGACCGGAATATGGTGTTCCTGGAGCAAGGTTGGGAGCGCAATATTCTTATTCATATTTTGCAGGGAATGCAATTGATTTTGAATTAAAGCCTGTTTTACATAGTCTTGACAGTCCTTCTGCTGGTTATGCAAAGGATGCTCAAATAGAATTGATGAAATTACTTTTGCGTTATGAATTTAAGTCATCAACACTTTTTGTGCAAAATTTAGATTTGCTAAATATTAAATCATTTCCTTCGCTCGATCCACCACTTTATCCAATTGCTTGGAAGTTAAGAGCAGGTATTGAGCAAGATAATGACTGTAATAAATACGGCTATCTTTCGAGTTGTGAACGATCTTTTTTACAAGGTGGAACAGGTTTTGCATTATTATCTGGAATTTTTCAAATTTACACACTTGCCCAAGCAGATCTTGCTTACCAAGAAGTAAATGGGTTTGAAGGTTCCTTTGGAGTCTATACAGGTATATCGTTGCGGCCCAATCACTTTTCAGTCTTTTCCTCACAATTGGATTGGATGAAAAGATATTCATTTACATACAACAGTGAGCGTACAAGATTATTTTTAGAAAATTCCTTGTCTTATCAGTATTTCTCACGTATAGAAAATAAAATATTCGCTGATTTTAATCTCGAAAATCAAGATTGGCGAGTTGGAACTGGCATTTATTGGTATTTTTTTTAA
- a CDS encoding DUF3015 family protein has product MYQLHKIVSKNALLLTTLLSSVCASQAYAASYGTAGCGLGSIIFESTGTWWKQVLAATTNGTFGNQTFGITSGTSNCGSGATALARKQQDYVTANLVSLQREVAQGSGEVVIGLADVFGCKESDYSKFAEFSKSNYKAIFNSNDPVAIISNIKVELIKRSNLAQSCEYVQI; this is encoded by the coding sequence ATGTATCAGTTGCATAAAATAGTTTCAAAAAATGCTCTTTTATTAACGACACTTTTATCAAGTGTTTGCGCTTCGCAAGCATATGCTGCTTCTTATGGCACGGCAGGTTGTGGACTTGGTTCTATAATATTTGAAAGCACGGGTACTTGGTGGAAGCAAGTTTTAGCTGCAACAACAAATGGAACTTTTGGCAATCAAACTTTTGGAATCACAAGCGGTACTTCGAATTGCGGTAGCGGTGCGACAGCTTTGGCACGTAAGCAACAAGATTATGTTACGGCGAATCTCGTTTCTCTACAAAGAGAAGTAGCTCAGGGCAGTGGAGAAGTTGTAATTGGTTTAGCTGATGTTTTTGGTTGTAAAGAGAGTGATTATAGCAAATTTGCAGAATTTTCTAAATCAAACTATAAAGCAATCTTCAATTCCAACGATCCTGTTGCAATAATATCAAATATAAAAGTTGAGTTAATTAAAAGATCAAACCTCGCTCAATCGTGTGAATATGTGCAGATATAA
- a CDS encoding DUF3015 family protein: MKLSLKNYFYFVIVLGLSHFSMSAFAVGSAGCGLGSVVFSGNQWWKQLLAMTTNHMTLSQAFGITSGTSNCASGLFGEIEKQENYMVANFSSLQRETSQGSGDSLNGLASLFGCQPELYSNFAAYAQTHYKTIFNSQEPKTVLSNFRAEIKNENTLSSNCSLINI, from the coding sequence ATGAAATTAAGTTTAAAAAATTATTTTTATTTTGTAATTGTTTTAGGATTGTCGCATTTTTCAATGAGTGCTTTTGCAGTTGGTTCAGCGGGTTGTGGATTAGGTTCAGTGGTTTTTTCTGGAAATCAATGGTGGAAACAACTGCTTGCTATGACGACAAATCATATGACTTTGAGCCAAGCGTTTGGGATTACAAGCGGAACATCGAATTGTGCATCGGGATTATTTGGAGAAATCGAAAAACAAGAAAATTATATGGTCGCAAATTTTTCATCTCTGCAAAGGGAAACTTCACAAGGATCGGGCGATAGTTTAAATGGTTTGGCTTCTTTATTTGGTTGTCAACCAGAACTATATTCTAATTTTGCTGCGTATGCGCAGACACATTATAAAACAATTTTTAATTCACAAGAACCAAAAACAGTTTTGTCTAATTTTAGAGCAGAAATAAAAAATGAAAATACTCTTTCTAGCAATTGCTCATTGATAAATATATAG
- a CDS encoding MnmC family methyltransferase, producing the protein MPINDAGNKYALVYTESGIPTFRHLATQETLHGQVGPYEEAQKLYVESSAIQTKNGKCIVYDIGMGCGAQLIAMFHAFLANKNLTHMTIVSFDLEKEGLVLLWQNKELFPYINQFTHILPMCLEKNHLLVNLEDGRLFEWIFIQGDFVQTLESEAKYPYADIICYDFFSPASHPQLWTYNIFSKLRERVKEDSLLITYSSATCIRAALLASGFFVGMGIASGKKARSTLASPTAQTLKELLPPEWKNRFARSQAQFSSLEKDENKAIIKERIATHSQWDL; encoded by the coding sequence ATGCCAATAAACGATGCTGGAAATAAATATGCTCTTGTTTATACTGAGTCTGGGATTCCAACCTTTCGTCATTTGGCCACTCAAGAAACTCTGCATGGGCAAGTAGGACCTTACGAGGAAGCACAAAAATTATATGTCGAAAGTTCTGCAATTCAAACAAAAAATGGAAAGTGTATTGTATACGATATTGGTATGGGCTGTGGTGCGCAATTAATTGCAATGTTTCATGCATTTCTAGCAAATAAAAATCTCACTCACATGACAATCGTAAGCTTTGATTTGGAAAAAGAGGGATTAGTTTTATTATGGCAGAATAAAGAATTGTTTCCTTATATAAATCAATTTACTCATATTCTCCCAATGTGTTTAGAAAAAAATCATCTGTTAGTGAATTTAGAGGATGGAAGATTATTTGAATGGATATTTATTCAAGGAGATTTTGTCCAGACTTTAGAAAGTGAAGCTAAATATCCTTATGCAGATATAATCTGTTATGACTTTTTTTCGCCAGCAAGTCATCCTCAATTGTGGACGTATAATATTTTTTCAAAATTAAGAGAAAGAGTTAAAGAAGACTCTCTATTAATCACTTATTCCTCTGCTACATGCATAAGGGCAGCACTACTTGCCTCTGGTTTTTTTGTGGGTATGGGAATTGCAAGTGGAAAAAAAGCACGCTCAACTTTAGCATCTCCTACAGCACAAACGTTAAAAGAACTTCTCCCACCTGAGTGGAAAAATCGTTTTGCAAGGTCACAAGCACAATTTTCAAGTTTGGAAAAAGATGAAAATAAAGCAATTATAAAAGAAAGAATTGCAACCCATTCGCAATGGGATTTATAA
- a CDS encoding Fur family transcriptional regulator, with product MMNTHLHDHDHNYSHAHHAEGCSGKSFYDIAVSSLKEAKCRITKPRLAVIECLADSAVPLSPKSIYEKVQTKNNLNVDQVSVYRILEALTKLGLVHQVFPSGEYLSCNTRCEVNPNHVMLNCIQCGKVEEIHLDWSFIYKIFERVRRTSQFDAKKHMLQLDGICVKCQ from the coding sequence ATGATGAATACTCACCTCCATGACCACGATCACAATTACAGCCATGCTCATCATGCAGAAGGTTGTAGCGGAAAATCTTTTTATGACATTGCTGTGAGCTCTTTGAAAGAAGCTAAATGCCGAATAACCAAACCACGGCTCGCAGTAATAGAATGTCTTGCTGATTCAGCCGTTCCGCTTTCGCCAAAAAGTATATATGAAAAAGTTCAAACAAAAAATAACCTTAACGTTGATCAAGTGTCAGTCTATCGCATTTTAGAGGCATTGACGAAGCTTGGCCTTGTGCATCAAGTCTTTCCATCGGGTGAATATTTATCTTGCAATACCCGTTGTGAAGTGAATCCAAATCACGTCATGCTCAATTGCATACAATGCGGAAAGGTTGAAGAAATCCATTTGGACTGGAGTTTTATTTATAAAATATTTGAACGTGTGCGGAGAACATCACAGTTTGATGCAAAAAAACATATGCTCCAACTCGATGGAATTTGTGTAAAATGCCAATAA
- a CDS encoding ZrgA family zinc uptake protein, translating to MLSKMHKAFIFISLALISEQAYAHGAHEHGTAKIDIALQDTDGSIFIKVPSESIYGFEHEAKSEADKKKVKEANNILRKNILEIVRFDPSLGCTATEDKITPFISDSEEENEHEHENSSEKKHGEHGDFQAEFKIKCKQTAIGSKIQFAFTTYFPKVQKIIVQLNSDKLQTSVTVSKNKGFIQL from the coding sequence ATGCTCTCAAAAATGCATAAAGCTTTCATTTTTATATCCTTAGCTTTGATATCTGAACAGGCTTATGCCCATGGCGCACATGAACATGGCACAGCGAAGATCGATATTGCACTCCAAGATACAGATGGATCCATCTTCATAAAAGTCCCGAGCGAAAGCATTTACGGTTTTGAACACGAGGCAAAAAGTGAAGCGGATAAAAAGAAAGTTAAAGAAGCAAATAATATATTGAGAAAAAATATTTTAGAGATCGTTCGCTTCGATCCTTCATTAGGCTGCACTGCAACAGAAGATAAAATCACCCCGTTTATCTCCGATTCTGAAGAAGAAAATGAACATGAACATGAAAATTCTTCTGAAAAAAAACATGGAGAACACGGAGATTTTCAAGCTGAATTTAAAATTAAATGCAAACAAACTGCAATAGGTTCAAAAATTCAATTTGCTTTCACCACTTATTTTCCAAAAGTACAAAAAATTATCGTCCAACTAAACAGCGATAAATTACAAACATCTGTTACAGTTTCTAAAAACAAAGGTTTTATCCAATTATGA
- a CDS encoding ABC transporter ATP-binding protein, translating to MIPIIDVKNLKYSYKKGKNILDINEFSVNKGEKIFLFGPSGCGKTTFLSTLAGIIPAQEGSLKVFGTEFIGAKTSVKDSIRGSHMGYIFQMFNLIPYLNVLDNILLPCKLNPKKRENLDNNSLLVKCKEIAKALNIEHIFLKKANEISVGQQQRVAAARALLGSPKLIIADEPTSSLDADAREMFLENLFAQCDAQKTTLIFVSHDKSLAKFFPRQVALPEINRAKI from the coding sequence ATGATTCCCATTATTGATGTAAAAAATCTAAAATATTCTTATAAAAAAGGGAAAAATATTTTAGATATTAATGAATTCTCTGTAAATAAAGGAGAAAAAATATTTCTTTTTGGCCCCAGTGGCTGTGGGAAAACGACATTCCTCAGCACCCTGGCTGGAATTATTCCAGCACAGGAAGGTTCACTGAAAGTTTTTGGTACAGAGTTTATCGGTGCAAAAACATCTGTCAAAGATAGTATACGCGGTTCACACATGGGATATATCTTTCAAATGTTTAATTTAATACCATATTTAAATGTGCTTGATAATATTTTGTTACCTTGCAAACTCAATCCTAAAAAAAGAGAAAACTTAGATAATAATTCCTTGTTAGTTAAGTGTAAAGAAATAGCAAAAGCTTTAAATATTGAACATATTTTTTTAAAAAAAGCCAATGAAATTTCAGTTGGACAACAGCAACGCGTTGCAGCTGCACGTGCCTTGCTCGGTTCTCCTAAACTTATTATCGCTGATGAACCCACAAGTTCACTTGACGCGGACGCAAGGGAAATGTTTTTAGAGAATTTATTTGCACAGTGTGATGCTCAAAAGACAACACTTATATTTGTAAGTCATGATAAAAGTTTAGCGAAATTCTTCCCAAGGCAAGTCGCACTGCCAGAAATAAATCGGGCTAAAATATGA